The Pseudomonas sp. FP2309 genomic sequence GGAACTGTAACACCTGGTTCAACGACACGATGCTCACCACCGGAATACCAAAATCGCGTTCCACTTCCTGGATCGCCGACAACTCGCCGTTGCCGCGCTCCTGGCGGTTCAGCGCGATCAGCACACCGGCAGCTTTGGCACCCTCCTGGGAAGCGATGATCTGCATCACTTCGCGGATCGCAGTACCTGCGGTGATGACATCGTCGATGATCAGTACATCGCCAGTGAGCGGTGCGCCCACCAAGCTACCGCCTTCGCCATGCGCCTTGGCTTCCTTGCGGTTGAAACACCACGGCAGGTCCCGCCCATGATGTTCAGCCAGCGCCACTGCGGTAGCGGCGGCCAGCGGGATACCTTTGTAAGCCGGACCAAACAGCACATCGAAAGAAATACCGCTTTCGACGATGGCCGCTGCATAGAAACGACCCAACTGAGCCAGGGCCGAACCCGAGTTGAACAAGCCCGCATTGAAGAAGTAAGGGCTGGTACGCCCGGACTTGAGGGTGAACTCACCGAAGCGCAAAACCCCGCGATCGATGGCAAAACGAATGAAATCGCGTTGATACGCCTGCATGAAAAAAGCCTCAGATACCACGGATTTAGCTAATTAGGTAGACGGCGTGTATCATACACGCACGCGATTTTTGGGGCCATTTATGCGGATCATCAGTGTGAACGTTAATGGTATTCAGGCTGCAGTCGAGCGTGGTTTGCTCAGTTGGCTGCAAGCCCAGAATGCCGACGTCATCTGCCTGCAGGATACCCGCGCCTCCGCCTTTGAACTGGACGACCCAGCCTTCCAACTGGATGGCTACTTCCTTTATGCCTGCGATGCCGAAGTGCCCACCCAAGGTGGCGTGGCTTTGTATTCGCGGTTGCAACCCAAGGCGGTCATCAGCGGCCTCGGCTTCGAGACAGCCGACCGCTACGGGCGCTACCTGCAAGCCGATTTCGATAAGGTCAGCATCGCGACCTTGCTGCTTCCTTCGGGGCAGAACGGCGATGAAGATTTGAACCAGAAATTCAAGCTAATGGACGACTTCGCCCGTTACTTGGATAAACAGCGGCGCAAACGTCGTGAGTACATTTATTGTGGCTCGCTGTACGTGGCGCAACAGAAGCTGGATATCAAAAACTGGCGCGACAGCCAGCAATCACCTGGCTTCCTGGCGCCGGAACGGGCCTGGATGGACGAGATTGTCGGCAACATGGGCTATGTGGATGCCCTGCGTGAAGTCAGCCGTGAAGGCGACCAATACAGCTGGTGGCCAGACAACGAACAGGCTGAGATGCTCAACCTGGGCTGGC encodes the following:
- a CDS encoding exodeoxyribonuclease III; protein product: MRIISVNVNGIQAAVERGLLSWLQAQNADVICLQDTRASAFELDDPAFQLDGYFLYACDAEVPTQGGVALYSRLQPKAVISGLGFETADRYGRYLQADFDKVSIATLLLPSGQNGDEDLNQKFKLMDDFARYLDKQRRKRREYIYCGSLYVAQQKLDIKNWRDSQQSPGFLAPERAWMDEIVGNMGYVDALREVSREGDQYSWWPDNEQAEMLNLGWRFDYQLLTPGLRRFVRSARLPRQPRFSQHAPLIVDYDWTLTI
- the pyrE gene encoding orotate phosphoribosyltransferase; translation: MQAYQRDFIRFAIDRGVLRFGEFTLKSGRTSPYFFNAGLFNSGSALAQLGRFYAAAIVESGISFDVLFGPAYKGIPLAAATAVALAEHHGRDLPWCFNRKEAKAHGEGGSLVGAPLTGDVLIIDDVITAGTAIREVMQIIASQEGAKAAGVLIALNRQERGNGELSAIQEVERDFGIPVVSIVSLNQVLQFLEDDPQLKQHLPAVRAYREQFGV